AATTTGTTTCCGCAAAGACACTTATGCCGTATACCGGCGCTTCCGCAAAAGGTCACCACACCAGGTTTGGGACCGGTTCTCAAGCGTGTGTCGGGGGCTCTCTTCCGGGGTAGAGCAACGGATGATGGACAAAAGAGGGCTGTGCTCACTTTCTCAAATATTTGctcatcttttttttgctgatttgaaTTCACAATCAGATATAAAAAAGGGAGGAAAACAAACCATGAAACTTTCTTTTTGGTGTGTGTAAGAAACTCTACCTATTCAAGAAGGCTACAAAGTACGATGTGTACCTGTCTACGTGACAAAATACAGTTTAAAAGGTGTCTATAATAGAAAGGGCAAGTGGGTCTTGTTCAAACACAAAGCACAAGTTTCCCGCCACGTGGCATAATCATTTTGGAGGTTATGCTCATAAGTACCGACAAAATGATGACTGGAAATGTCTCGTGCCTTTCTGGAGTAATTGGGGGTAGATTCTAGACAATTTTTGACAGGCGACTACTCTAAAATTGTCGGCAATCGTTTGGTACCTCCAGCTGACAGCCGGCAGCCTGCAGACCTTTGTGTTTGGCGAAAGGTGTTTGCACCAgaatggaaacaaaaaatagtggtaaaaaagaaggaaaactACGATTTTGCATGTTGACTACGAGTCATATAGTAAGagtacaacaaaaaacaatcgaataaaaaactacaaaaggATCAAGGCGTCTATGGTCGTAAATATAGATCATCCCTGCCACCACTACTACCATCTCTTTCACTCAGCTGTCACTGTTTTTTTGATCTTTGATACTTTGTCATTCAGACACAGACCTACAGAGAGATGCACAGACACTGAAAGAAGCTTCCTCTACTCTTAACCAGTTGTGTCTATTTTCGGCGATCTGGAACACTAACTATGAGGTTATGTGTTGTCGTCTAAAACATCGTGCCCTGTCATGTTTGCGGTCGATGGTTAGGATGGATGGAAATGGTATTTCGACCATTTAGTTAATATTATAACCCGTGTTTACCAACAATGTATAATCTGTCtaggaagaagaaaagaaacaagTGTGATTGGTCAGCCACGTGATCATCCGCCGGGGAATTAAGCAAAGAATGGAACACCACTTGTGATACTGGGGCTGGTGGTCACATTGATTGTTGCGCCCATAAAAAGAAAGGGgaattaagtttaaaattcaaagaacAGTCAGCGGTTAACCTCCAGAGGCGCATTGCGTCGTGACGGTAGTATTCTTCTCTGATCTTCTTTTGTATAATGCAACAGGTGGCAATAGGTGGTACAATTGTTCATTCAAATTTGCGGTATTCAGGTCCGTAGTGCCTTATTAGGTAAGACTAATTAACTGTGACTCAAGGCCTGTCGGGGCTCACCCAGCTCAGGCTTACTCCTAACAAGTTTTAGGACCCAAGATCCTCGGTCAAAGTGGGACCCCGTCACTATAGGACCGCTGGAGTTCCGTTCCTTTTGGAAAGCTTTCGGACCTTTATTCAAATTTGCGGTATCCGAGTCGTGACGTCGCAGCACTAATCCTACCTTCTCTGCGGGATGCCTATAATTACCATACCGTTCCTCTACGAGGACTCTCTCAAAGTGTGATGCAATTTTGTGCACCAATATTGCGTAATTTCCCCCAATCTTATTCAGCGAAGACCCCGCTCTGGTGGCTACAGGGAGAAAGTGAAAGTATTTAATGGGTctttgaagaagaaggagaagccaTGTGTATTTGCAGAATGGTCGTCGGGTCTGATTCAGAATCGTCTACGTCATCACACTCACTGGCCGAGTGACAATTATTATGGCCGGTCCGCCTGTAGCCGGATTACCGTGACGGTTTTTGTACTATGAGTTGCCTACGTCATCAGCCGGATTTTCGTGTAGGTCATCATCACTCGTAAAAGAGGTTGTGACGTAGCAGATCATTTTTGAGTCAGATTGCACCGCGATCAAGGGTGTTACGACGAAAATTTGGAGGGGAAGCGTGTGATAAGCTTTCTGATAGGGTAGTGGAAGTATTAAGAGGGAGAGAAAGAGCAAGAAACTTTGCAAAATGGCGCCATGATGGTCGTATTGATGGGTTTGATGATGAAGCTGATGATAactatcatcatcatcatcatcatcatcgaaGTGGCGCCATTATTCTAATCAGTTGGAGCAAACATCTTTCGAATCGGAGGAAATTTTATGCCCGAGGTTTCAGGGAAGGGTTGCTTTATTCGGAAAACCTCAAACTTCGCCAAGATCTTGATGAAATAAAGTTTACAATTTCCGTGGGAGGCAGGCGCGGGTATAGGGCCCGACACCCGCCTGAAACCTGCCCGGCCTCACAGGCGCGGTAGGCGCTTTGGCGCCTGCATGGAATCTATGCTCAACTCACTGGAACAGTTACTCGTCTTTCCGCGGTACCTGGAAACTTTCACTGGGCCCTTCCAAAGTTCGCCCTGctaaacatggtgcatcgatatcTGGAAGCCTTATAAGATACCAAGCAAAGTCTAGAAGCGTTTAGGCGCTatgcaaaaataattctgaTCTTTTCAGCTTGTCTCCTAGACTATTCGTTTCTTCTGGAAGAtattaaattccaaaattccataTAAAGTATGCATTCAAAACGTGCAACAAATTCTCTCATTCTTGCCGAATGCGTCATCATGTCGGCGTATTGTTTCTTGCAGTGAAGCCCCGAGATGATTCATCCGGTCGAATAAGAAAAGAACCgagaagggggggggggggggggggggggggggggggatagGTGCGCGGGGGGAAAATCACCACTTTCACCCTTCgattattaatttattcatcCATTCGTTAATCAATTCACCGGGCAACACCTATCATCTCTCTATCACAAGTAGATCGGAATTCGCATTGGAATGCCAAGCAGCTTCTGTTGACGCAGAATCGAGACCCCACGAGGGGGAAGGGAAAACAATGTGGGAGGTGTTTTttgacacacacacacactgtGAGGAAGTTTATTTGAGTTTGAGAGCATTATATTTATTATGTTGCTACTGATAAGACGTTTGCTACCCACTAAACCTGTTTGTATGTAGGGGGAACTTCGAGGGGGACGAGAAGTCACGAAAGTTCAAGTCTATTGTTAGAAGCACTATGATTCATGCTGTAAAAACGGatgaattttatttgttaattAAGTACAAGAGGTGTAGTAGTGTGCAATTTGATCATAAAGTGCTTAACtattaaaatatagaaaacgaTGTAACATATATCTTACtagttgaatattttttgataaaaccgaAGACAGCCGAGATATTGTAAAATAGACTGCCTACGAGGTCTCCTATGCCTTCTTCGTGCCtacacaatatttttttaccaagaaacttaatttttgaggaaaacgatttctcatgtttttttttccattgaaaacaaaaatttgaattaaaaaaatatattccggcaactcaaaaaaaggaaaatcttagttttttcgagaatttcagCAATCAACCGACGTCTTGCGGGTCGTTTCTCGAAGGCGGATCTTATGGAAAACCAGTGAGATGTCGGCTGTAGCTTGGTGGTTGTTGAGTTTTGATTATATtcggaaaattacaaaaaaaaaacgacgccTTCATAAAAGTTAtcttaaaattgtatttttttaaaatctttcctgaaatttttttaaatataaaaatttccctaaaatttaacaataacCGGTTTTAGTAAAATAGGCAGGTCGACTTCTAGGCAAGCAAGCTAATAGGCAGGCGGCATGTAGGCATACCCGTACGCCTAATTTACGTTGCATAGAAATTCCGTAAAACCGGAAAAAACCCTATTTCATaaccatttcaaaattgagtttttgaaatagcaagttatttattttgaacagTTCCTTCCCCTCCACTATCAGCAAAAATTACACATATTTGCATAGCATGATACATCAGCTGTTACTATTTTTATACTACTATATTGAGAGTAGCAAGAAACCAAAATTTGCAGGCTATTACTTCTACCTATAGATCAATCATGGGAACTTCcgtaaatttctaaaatatcattgtggaaaaacaaaatttccttGCACCGAGTGCAACTGACACCGGAAAACaagttttatagtttttcaatttttgtacgCTCGGCAATCAAAGTTTCCAGCgtgattttgcaattttggcGGTCAACATGATCAGATCCATAAAATAATAATGACCTTAACCTTGTAAATTAGTTCACTACTGACCTTACACAAATCCGATGACTACCTAATGATCAGATTTATgttgttttcatgtttttcaatttgtgacCTAATTCTAGCAAGGCATTGAAATTAATGCCATAATATCAACCTGTTTCTAGACTAGATCTAGATATAGACCAAAGTACTATGGCTGTTTACGTCTAGAGTTTGCAATTGTTGAAACTAGATAAAGTCGGCAACCTGCGCCTGccacaacaaaaaagtttagaaagcAGTCGACGCCTCACGGGTTGTCTCTTGAATATAAGCCAATGAGATGTCAGTTGCACCATGAGACtaaaaaacttgtgaaaagaACATTAAAACAGTCTAGTactgtcgaaatttttttgtctctGCCTAAAAAATGGGAAGGTCAATGTACTttccatttgaaaacaaacatgtttttgcaaaaaagttgccgagttgccgaaaaaaaaatgaaaaaagtgcaaaacatAAACCACACAATTGACCACACCTTTGTCACAGGCATGTAATGTTTGTTTAGTTGTAGGGGGAAAATGGACAATATCAGAAAAAGAAAGTTGACGAAATTTACTgtatttcgaaatatttcgCCAAACTATGTATTTGTAATCATCTTAAAATGAGAGACTGTTTCTCAAATGTGTGTTGAGAGGGAAGTTTAGTACTACGTTTACTAGGGTATTGTAATATGGTTCGCCTAGGCACAAGTCAGGCGTAGACGGATTTCAAAGCAGGTAGGTATCGTACCTACATAGACCTATTTTCTGCCTACATAGGATTAGTCTTAAATTCTGACAGAAAAACCCGAAAGAAGATGAAGCAAATTTCAACAAGTCAGGTTGATTGTCTCATGCTACTCGATTACGCCTAGCTGTTTGTATATAGTAGGTGACAGTCAGACAGGGATTGTGCCTACCTTGACCTATTTGTGCCTACCTAAaccattttttgccaaaccAACTAACAGAAAGAGCTTAAAGCTAAGTGTCACGGAAAATCTGCCCGGTATAATCAAGTTTTTCGATACTAttcttaagaaaaaaaaaaaattttctaaaaaaagttattccaGCTGTCAATACTTACCAATacacaaaaaaactataaaaaaaagaaaaagagaacacACCTGAAAAACGTCCAACTTGTTCTGCTCCTTCTTAATAGTTGCTTCAAGTGTGAAATGAAATGCGGCGACACTTCGAGCTTCCCGTCTTCGAGATGGTTGAAGCATTGGGAGCAGTctgcaaattttatattttcagatatttttaaattccaattccACCAACCTTTCGAGCCATTCTTTCGTATTCCCTTGTGCATATTTATGATAATCCCTGGCAAATGTCGCCGGATCGTGAACTTGCAAGAATGGCTCCACCAGCTTCATCGTATCCGATTTTCTGACCAGTGGCTCAAACTCTTTGACACTGACGATTGTGCACACCGCGATACATGCATAGTATCTCGTGACGTCATCAGCTTGActtgcaagaaaaaataaccATTCGGGAATCTTCTTTTGTAtgatcttcttttttccttcgAAACAAGTATAAAGTAGGATGTTGGCCAACGCAAGAGCAGCGTGTCGAAGGATGTCGGGACATTCGGGAGCTCGCTTGAATGTCAGGATGATATGGTCAATCACGTCAGTCTCGATTAGGCTGAAGAGGATGGAATTTACGTGTTAATGCAGGTATGAAAATCCCCACAGTAAAATGTTCTGAGAAAATGACTCAAAATTGGGAGCACGGTTGATATGGATGGcccgacatctaccgggtCCCGCATTTCAATCCGTTGTTTAGAAAACTTAAAGTTTTGGGAAGCAGCCGACGAATTACGGTATCTTGGAATGGCTAAAGCTGACCCCGTGGAACCCGGCAGATGCCGggcaaaaattttctcagaaaatgtgGAAGATACTTGAATTGAACCTGCCTAGTTAGAACCTCAATACTCACCTCAATGAAACAGCGTTACTGTGCTTGAACAGATTTCCAATTAAACTCAGGCTTAACCTCTGTTGATCTGGGGTCTTATTCAACTTCATGGCGACGATCATGATTTTCTTGGTGTAAGactaaaaaattaggttttttttcccaaatttctatcaaaaatccCTACCTTATTAACGATATACTCGAGATTTGCACTGCTCGTACACTCTTCCAACACTTTTCCACATTCCATTCTCACTTGATCACATGCGGCAGTGTTCGGGCTTATGAACATTTTGATAAGCTTATCAAAATAGTCTCGATCACGAAGATAATCGCATAGTGCATTCGCAAGATCAGCTGACACTTTTGGCGTGTTCCACACTTTTCGCATCAATTTTCGAACTATTGTGCAGccctggaaattaaatttttaaaagtttctgtTAGTTTTTGTTTGTGGAGTTCATGGTACTTATTTCAgggctgaaatttaaaagactttttgaagcaaattaAAGAGCAACTTTCTGTCACACAGTGCCAACTAtcttattggatttttttcaaacctttGCGTTAAGaaagcaatttaaaaatttctaaatcaaACATCAGAactatttataaaaaattggcatcttcagtgttttttttcaattatttatttatttttttgttcaaaaatctcatACCTCAATAATATTAGCATCCtcaacttttgcaatttcctcaaaagcctTATCCATCATAGCCTGATACTTTGACAATTTCGTCTTCAACGTGTGCATCATTGCCACCTGTTCCGTATTCGACATTTTCGTGCTCGGATTCACAACAGAGTCCTGTTGAATTAAAAACCGTGCCGTCCCTGACGTAGATCTCTGATCTACGGGGGAAAGTTCGTCCATATGCGTTTTTTCGGCCGCGGGTAGGCTTGCACCGGCAGTCGATCCTTCTGATTTAAACCTGCGATACTCGGATTCTTTCCTCACTTGGCCATTATGCATTTCTTCTTCTGAACCGTTACATGGTGTTGAGAGACTTTGTTGGAGACGGGCTTCATGAATCTGGAAATGTATTGACCATATCATCCTGACATTGTTTTAAGTTAGGTAAGTTTTAAGAAGCAGCCGACGTCTAACGGGCTGTCTCATGCGGCGGGATGCCAAGAACAACCCGTGAGGCGTCGGTTGcagtttgaaagtttttcgttACTTTTTCGTGTTCACCACAGATTTTTAGGGTCTTTAGGAAATATAGTTtagtcaaaattatttttaaaaagtttcagaatgcATCCGACGTCTTACGGATTGTTTCTTTCAAGACATCATCCCGCAAGGCGTccgctgcaaaaaaaaaactcaccaagcTAACTGATACTGTAGACAGTGCTGGCGTAATTCGCCCATTTGGTATCGGAGTTCCATTCGATAATATAGTAGGGTACAGATCGCCATTTGTCAAAGGCGCTGGCTGAGTAGGACAAGGAGGTGCTGATTTCGGAGGTAGAGGTACTGATATTGAGGGTGGATCAACTGGGGATCCAGGTACACTTGGACTGGAcagatcatcatcatcgtccaACTCGAAGAATGCGTCGTcagttctggaaatttattgaaaattaatttaaagaattttaagacatatgtatatatttcaattttttttgaaaatattctacCCATACTTTATAATCAAGTTATGAATATTTCGAACTTTCTTAGGTGGCGCCGTTGTTCCAACGCCGCCACGTGGCACTGCAGAGGCGATCTCCAGGATTCTGAGAGtggtttttttgagaaaaaaaaaattgagtttccgAGTGATAATTAGAAGAAATCACAACaagattttagaattttgcgcgtaaaatgtTTGTCTACAAGGTAGGCTTGCCTGCCTTTAAGGGGGCTATCAATCAAGTGTatcgtcaatttttttaaatattttatgggGGTTTAAGGGAAaattaaaccaaaatttgaaagaaaatattttcctttttcgattttcagaaaacttcccGTAATTAGTTGATAGGTAGGCACGTTGGCAGGCttattttcaagcttttttgcaaaaaaatttttttttcttttttgcaaaaaaggagTAACCTAGATTATAATGAAAACtaatggaaaatgaaatagGACGAAAGTAATAAGcagcaaaaaaagagaaaaacaagtcgaaaataaaagaaaaaaggaaaacgagAAGGGTCCTCTTGTTCTCCCTTTTCAAGCCCCTTCTCTCAGGATCCTCTCCCCCTGATTTTCTCTCTCATTAGGAATTCATGAGcggtgtgtgtatgtgtgtacGTAAGCAAAAGAAGGGGAGCATCAGTAGAAAAAGCATAAGAAGGAGAAGCTTCAAGAGTGAACAACCTTGGAAAAATATCATGAAAttagaagagacgcagagatggAGAGATAGAGAAACAGCCAATTTCGGGATATTTAATCCAAATGTTTTCGTATTTTCACACCACCGCTTGTCATCATCCTCATCTCCTCTTATATCTCTTTTTGCTCTTGAAATTGGCCAAATTTCAatgagaatttaattttaatcatgattttttatttgagtcaaaaaaatcgggaaaaaaactagaaaatacgAGTGTTTTTCTGAGTCTTGTAGAGAATGGGTTGTAAGTTATAATTATGGTATACGacgatatttttcaaagaacgTTTGAGATATTTTACTATCGAGGTGcagaaatttcataaattagtagagaaaagttagaaaaactTAGAAAGCAGCTGACGTTCTATTGGCTGCTTCTAAGATCACCCATcaggtgtcggctgcaaaGACTTATCAACTTAATttagataaaaattattgcagcAAAAAACTGCTTTGCgcacgaaaaattttgaattcccactCGATCAACTGgcgccgaccaatcagcgacgttGGCCACGCTCTTCGGACGTCGCTCATTGGGCGGAACTCTTTTTATTTGCGCGAATAGTTTCATGATTCTTAAAAACCGTCAAAGTCAATTTATGAAACTGCCAAAGAATTCCAAACTTCTTTGTTCCTATTGTTGCCTACAACGCGACTTACGTCTTTCTCGCGCCTACTTTCAAGGTACatgaaaataaagttaaaagaaaaaaggacgGCAGGCAGGCctgtaggtaggcacgtaggcataaAAATAATCCATTCGAAACTGTGCTAGTTCCTCAATGTGTcacaatataaaaaattttttttgttgtaagtTTTGATTGACTCAAAGAAcatcaaataaaaactgtCCCACAAAATACGagaaaatgcataaaaatcaggaaaaagtcatccataaaatattaaagtcTTGCTTTTCACCACAAACCAATCCCTTTTTATTGCGGCCTCATAATTGCCAGGTTTGTCTTAGTTGTCGTCTGTTATCtcataatttcagatcaaatgatttcattttttttgtcgaattgagaaaaaaccgaCATCACTATTTGATTCGCATTCGATAGTACctatttttgcagatttcgGAGATGTCattaaacgaaaaaatgacgaatttcaatatgttttcttgtttatttttgaatttttaaataaaatttcaaaagtgagATCAATCATCATAGGTGGAGCTTGAACAAAATACTTTTAGTCAACACACTAGGCACTTTAAGCAGGTTTAAAGTCGGCCTAGGTAAGCAGGTCTTGTAGGCACGTAGACAGGCCGCGTAGGTGTGTAGACAAGCCTTGATGTCATGTGGGCATGAAGGCAGACTATGTAGGAATTAAGGTATGAAGAAAGAGCTTGAActcatgtaggcatgtaggcaggaCATAGTGTCAGTTTCGGTGTTTGAAGGCATGCGTGGTTTTCAGGCCAGGGTGCTTTCTACacgcctgcctacatgccttttccatgcctacctgcctaagaggcttttttttatttacaaaaatttcaaacattgtaacaatttcgaacaatttttaatttttatttttaaaaataacgcAACATCCAAAAGAACGCggtccaaaaatttgaaataaaatttgttcaaaaacatattttttagaaaaaattagtacaaatcaatttcaaatccatacataaattttccgtttaatttcccaaaaaagcgACAAATTGAGTGTGGGGGTGACATGCCTGAATGCTCAAAACCATAAAAAGTTGCTCTCTCTCCAGTCTTGCTCTTTTAGAGCCATGAATTGTCTAGCaatctctcaattttcagctctatttttctcggaaaaaaagGCATTCGCATAAAATGGTCGAGACTGGAAAATGAGGGAATTGTCAGCGCCGGACgagaaatttgtttaaaagaaaaaaatagaatagaAAACAAATCATTTGAGGATTAGGCTACGAAATTAACGTCTTAAAATGTCTCTTCTTtcagtttacaaaaaaaaatgcaaataaaatattcactTCCATCCTCCGTCTAAATCGGGATTAGTCCCTTTGGATTAGGCACTAAAATTGGTGGTGGCGCACCGCCCATGTCTTTAAGAACGATTTTTGATGAGTACGGAAAtgtctgcctgcctgcctactgtAAAACATgtggtaggcaggtaggtaggcagacaGTCTATAGAGAGAAAcctggaaaacttgaaaaatgggaaaattcgGATATTGGCctgtaatttttgtaattttataaaataaaaacttgctAAATACAAACAGGTATGTACAAATGCTACAAAGATGAAATTTCAGTCTGCAtgtacctgcctgcctacgcctacctgcactttaaaatttttcaaaaagacgACGAACTCagcaaaactaaaaaaccaacttttgaaattccgGCACATACAAAGCAACGAGAACAAACAAATGCCCATCCCCcacaattttaatgaaattcaaaaattcgccGGCTTAATCtgatccgaaaaaaaaatttggaaatttgaatttcaaatttcccgcccaaTTTTCAACAAGCAAACAGCTGAGTGatagaaaaatggagaaaaagttggaaaaaagaacGGAAAAAAGACTGGGATGTTATGGAACATGTATGACAATAGTGGGGTGTGGTTATACAAaacaaactgtttttttttgttcattttttggaaagaaagttctggaagaatataaatgaaatatttggaatcaGGAAGAGAAGGAGAAACGCGTGGGAATCTAAGAACAAGTAGGCGGAgttttatggaattttctaCAGATTGTTTACAGTTGTGAtatattgaaatgaaaaaagaatgaatggAAAGGatggtttatttttaattttgtttttgaaaattgaatttttaaactaacaaTGGTATTTTCTGCTTATGATTAAAATATAACCcgaaacaaaaattctaaaacttcctagaaaaaattgaaaaaaataaaaaagtttaaaaaaattttttaaattaaaattttaatttttttacacagcttctgaatgttttttgaaagctgtaactttttaatttaattttttaattcagatttttgaatattgaaattcctttttccattgaaaataatttat
The nucleotide sequence above comes from Caenorhabditis elegans chromosome III. Encoded proteins:
- the tir-1 gene encoding NAD(+) hydrolase tir-1 (Confirmed by transcript evidence), coding for MGEEILTERNQLSRQDASCFRSPRSPLGRTDDAFFELDDDDDLSSPSVPGSPVDPPSISVPLPPKSAPPCPTQPAPLTNGDLYPTILSNGTPIPNGRITPALSTVSVSLIHEARLQQSLSTPCNGSEEEMHNGQVRKESEYRRFKSEGSTAGASLPAAEKTHMDELSPVDQRSTSGTARFLIQQDSVVNPSTKMSNTEQVAMMHTLKTKLSKYQAMMDKAFEEIAKVEDANIIEGCTIVRKLMRKVWNTPKVSADLANALCDYLRDRDYFDKLIKMFISPNTAACDQVRMECGKVLEECTSSANLEYIVNKSYTKKIMIVAMKLNKTPDQQRLSLSLIGNLFKHSNAVSLSLIETDVIDHIILTFKRAPECPDILRHAALALANILLYTCFEGKKKIIQKKIPEWLFFLASQADDVTRYYACIAVCTIVSVKEFEPLVRKSDTMKLVEPFLQVHDPATFARDYHKYAQGNTKEWLERLLPMLQPSRRREARSVAAFHFTLEATIKKEQNKLDVFQEIGAIQALKEVASSPDEVAAKFASEALTVIGEEVPYKLAQQVPGWTCADVQYWVKKIGFEEYVEKFAKQMVDGDLLLQLTENDLKHDVGMISGLHRKRFLRELQTLKVAADYSSVDESNLDNFLMGLSPELSVYTYQMLTNGVNRSLLSSLTDEMMQNACGITNPIHRLKLTQAFETAKHPDDVEVAMLSKQIDVFISYRRSTGNQLASLIKVLLQLRGYRVFIDVDKLYAGKFDSSLLKNIQAAKHFILVLTPNSLDRLLNDDNCEDWVHKELKCAFEHQKNIIPIFDTAFEFPTKEDQIPNDIRMITKYNGVKWVHDYQDACMAKVVRFITGELNRTTPTTKEMPSISRKTTQQRWQTTNTVSRTGPSRSIGGPRMEPPTPTFFSVTPTGSQERATSTRRKIQPSASTTSDRN
- the tir-1 gene encoding ADP-ribosyl cyclase/cyclic ADP-ribose hydrolase (Confirmed by transcript evidence) encodes the protein MGEEILTERNQLSRQDASCFRSPRSPLGRTDDAFFELDDDDDLSSPSVPGSPVDPPSISVPLPPKSAPPCPTQPAPLTNGDLYPTILSNGTPIPNGRITPALSTVSVSLIHEARLQQSLSTPCNGSEEEMHNGQVRKESEYRRFKSEGSTAGASLPAAEKTHMDELSPVDQRSTSGTARFLIQQDSVVNPSTKMSNTEQVAMMHTLKTKLSKYQAMMDKAFEEIAKVEDANIIEGCTIVRKLMRKVWNTPKVSADLANALCDYLRDRDYFDKLIKMFISPNTAACDQVRMECGKVLEECTSSANLEYIVNKSYTKKIMIVAMKLNKTPDQQRLSLSLIGNLFKHSNAVSLSLIETDVIDHIILTFKRAPECPDILRHAALALANILLYTCFEGKKKIIQKKIPEWLFFLASQADDVTRYYACIAVCTIVSVKEFEPLVRKSDTMKLVEPFLQVHDPATFARDYHKYAQGNTKEWLERLLPMLQPSRRREARSVAAFHFTLEATIKKEQNKLDVFQEIGAIQALKEVASSPDEVAAKFASEALTVIGEEVPYKLAQQVPGWTCADVQYWVKKIGFEEYVEKFAKQMVDGDLLLQLTENDLKHDVGMISGLHRKRFLRELQTLKVAADYSSVDESNLDNFLMGLSPELSVYTYQMLTNGVNRSLLSSLTDEMMQNACGITNPIHRLKLTQAFETAKHPDDVEVAMLSKQIDVFISYRRSTGNQLASLIKVLLQLRGYRVFIDVDKLYAGKFDSSLLKNIQAAKHFILVLTPNSLDRLLNDDNCEDWVHKELKCAFEHQKNIIPIFDTAFEFPTKEDQIPNDIRMITKYNGVKWVHDYQDACMAKVVRFITGELNRTTPTTKEMPSISRKTTQQRWQTTNTVSRTGPSRSIGGPRMEPPTPTFTPTGSQERATSTRRKIQPSASTTSDRN